Proteins co-encoded in one Kutzneria chonburiensis genomic window:
- a CDS encoding 6-pyruvoyl trahydropterin synthase family protein has protein sequence MFSITVRDHIMVAHSFKGEVFGPAQRLHGATFVVDATFKRAELDDDNIVVDIGLASQQLGELLGELNYRNLDEEPDFAGINTSTEFLAKVIADRLAERTKAGALGPSAGGLSGIAVTLHESHNAWASYERSL, from the coding sequence TTGTTCAGCATCACCGTCCGCGACCACATCATGGTCGCGCACAGTTTCAAGGGCGAGGTGTTCGGGCCGGCCCAGCGCCTGCACGGGGCGACGTTCGTGGTCGACGCGACCTTCAAGCGGGCCGAGCTGGACGACGACAACATCGTGGTGGACATCGGCCTGGCGAGCCAGCAGCTGGGCGAGCTACTCGGCGAGCTGAACTACCGCAATCTGGACGAGGAGCCGGACTTCGCCGGCATCAACACCTCGACCGAGTTCCTGGCCAAGGTCATCGCCGACCGGCTGGCCGAGCGGACCAAGGCCGGCGCGCTCGGGCCTTCGGCCGGCGGGCTGTCCGGCATCGCGGTCACGCTGCACGAGTCGCACAACGCCTGGGCCAGCTACGAACGGTCCCTGTGA
- a CDS encoding LacI family DNA-binding transcriptional regulator, with the protein MVSIVDVARAAGVAPSTVSYVISGKRRISPGTRQRVEQCIRDLGYHPNAGARALASSRTNVLALAVPLRQDLNLSVIMQFVSSVVTSAREHGLDLLLLTKDDGPAELRRVASSSIADALIVMDIESVDGRIPMLSALDRPAVLIGLPDQHKGLSCVDLDFTAAGATCVRHLADLGHRDIALIGPSPEVYRRGTSFAGRFRRGFDNAAADRGVQATVHPCGPSYDAAMACLDQVFAAQRPVTGLVVHNEAVLSDVLSGLASRGLRVPEDISVVAVCPDTMADSGAVAVTNVAIPAPEVGDLAVRMTIRQLAGPPEPEVHLLPPRLTVRQSTAPAVVHI; encoded by the coding sequence GTGGTGAGCATCGTGGACGTCGCGCGGGCGGCCGGCGTCGCACCGAGCACGGTGTCGTACGTGATCAGCGGCAAGAGACGCATCTCGCCGGGCACCCGGCAGCGGGTCGAGCAGTGCATCCGCGACCTGGGCTACCACCCCAACGCCGGTGCCAGGGCGCTGGCCAGCAGCCGCACGAACGTGCTCGCGCTGGCCGTGCCGCTGAGGCAGGACCTCAACCTCTCGGTGATCATGCAGTTCGTGTCGTCGGTCGTCACCTCGGCCCGTGAGCACGGGCTCGACCTCTTGTTACTCACCAAGGACGACGGTCCGGCCGAGTTACGTCGTGTGGCGTCCTCGTCCATCGCCGACGCCCTGATCGTGATGGACATCGAGTCCGTGGACGGCCGCATCCCGATGCTGTCCGCGCTGGACCGGCCGGCCGTGTTGATCGGGCTTCCGGACCAGCACAAGGGCCTGAGCTGCGTCGATCTCGACTTCACCGCCGCCGGCGCGACCTGCGTGCGGCATCTGGCCGACCTCGGCCACCGGGACATCGCGCTGATCGGCCCGTCGCCCGAGGTCTACCGCCGCGGCACCAGCTTCGCCGGCCGTTTCCGCCGCGGCTTCGACAACGCCGCCGCCGATCGTGGCGTGCAGGCCACCGTCCATCCGTGCGGCCCTTCCTACGACGCCGCGATGGCCTGCCTCGACCAGGTTTTCGCCGCACAGCGTCCCGTCACCGGCCTGGTCGTGCACAACGAGGCCGTGTTGTCGGACGTCCTCAGCGGCTTGGCCAGCCGTGGTCTCCGTGTGCCGGAGGACATCTCGGTTGTCGCCGTCTGCCCGGACACCATGGCCGACAGCGGCGCCGTCGCCGTGACCAATGTGGCCATACCCGCGCCGGAAGTAGGCGATCTCGCCGTGCGCATGACGATCCGTCAACTTGCCGGCCCGCCGGAGCCCGAGGTGCACCTGCTGCCGCCGCGGTTGACCGTGCGTCAGAGCACCGCACCGGCCGTCGTGCACATCTGA
- a CDS encoding lysylphosphatidylglycerol synthase transmembrane domain-containing protein: protein MMRAIWPWLKIVAGAAIIGILFWRLGTGAFVDGLREINLLGIAAALGIGFLTTLFSAWRWCIVADRLGLKLSLRTAVADYYRALFINAVLPGGVLGDVHRAVQNGHDTGDVGRGVRAVVLERTGGQLAILAVGVGVLLTDPTLIGQVIGDLVPPQAAIALGVLAVIAAVVVLATSSRLPRWREALARTLVDIRRSLLSSRSWPAVVLLSAATLAGHLSLFIVAARSAGSTASVGQLLPLLVLALIAMGLPLNVGGWGPREGVAALAFAAAGLGATQGVTTAVVYGVLTLISALPGAAVLVLRRVHRPIAPAPLERVPEPVTVRAEPMVRRKVQPQAA from the coding sequence ATGATGCGGGCGATCTGGCCGTGGCTGAAGATCGTCGCCGGGGCGGCCATCATCGGCATCCTGTTCTGGCGGCTGGGCACCGGCGCCTTCGTGGACGGCCTGCGTGAGATCAACCTCCTGGGTATCGCCGCCGCGCTCGGCATCGGCTTCCTGACCACGCTGTTCAGCGCGTGGCGCTGGTGCATCGTCGCCGACCGCCTCGGGCTGAAGCTGTCGCTGCGCACCGCTGTGGCCGACTACTACCGGGCGCTGTTCATCAACGCGGTGCTGCCCGGCGGCGTGCTGGGTGACGTGCACCGGGCCGTGCAGAACGGTCACGACACCGGTGACGTCGGCCGGGGCGTGCGGGCCGTCGTGCTGGAGCGGACCGGCGGGCAGCTGGCCATCCTTGCCGTCGGTGTCGGCGTGCTGCTGACCGATCCGACGCTGATCGGCCAGGTCATCGGGGACCTCGTGCCGCCGCAGGCGGCGATCGCGCTCGGCGTGCTGGCCGTCATCGCGGCGGTCGTCGTGCTGGCCACGTCCTCCCGTCTGCCCCGCTGGCGCGAGGCGCTGGCCCGCACGCTGGTCGACATCCGCCGCAGCCTGCTGAGCAGCCGCTCGTGGCCGGCCGTCGTGCTGCTGTCGGCGGCCACGCTGGCCGGGCACCTGTCGCTGTTCATCGTCGCCGCGCGGTCGGCCGGCTCGACCGCGTCGGTCGGCCAGCTGCTGCCGCTGCTGGTGCTGGCCCTGATCGCCATGGGCCTGCCGCTGAACGTGGGCGGCTGGGGTCCGCGCGAGGGCGTCGCCGCGCTGGCGTTCGCCGCTGCCGGGCTCGGCGCCACGCAGGGTGTCACCACCGCCGTGGTCTACGGCGTGCTGACGTTGATCTCCGCGCTGCCCGGCGCCGCCGTGCTCGTGCTGCGGCGCGTGCATCGGCCGATCGCCCCGGCCCCGCTGGAACGGGTCCCGGAGCCGGTCACGGTGCGGGCCGAGCCGATGGTTCGCCGGAAGGTGCAGCCGCAGGCCGCCTGA
- a CDS encoding MFS transporter — translation MADVSRIRLVAVYAGATIGPLAGGLVAPMLPELSQSLHTSVTDAAGSVTVYFIPFALLQLVSGTLGERWGVRRTVRAAYLVFVVASLGCMVAPNLEIFLAGRAVLGAANAFTSPLLLASLGDLVPRERLGRAVGLYASCMSGGQSFSPLIGGLAAGIDWRLGFAVVAVVSVALAFVPPLGEPRPGTSAPPWRPLLSVRMGLLSTSAVASFLGGAGLPFLVALYAHDFLGASPEMAGVSLVGFGLAGLVLGPVWGMVCDRVGARTVGVIGAITGAGLIAAIGLTGALWSLAVCWTVAGAASAMLTVSLQNLTMSAVPGNRAGAVSVVSGFRFAGSALAPAAWLPVYHNGSTIAFALAGSTQLIAAAALVCLRGRHDPAALR, via the coding sequence ATGGCGGACGTGAGCAGGATTCGGCTCGTGGCGGTCTATGCCGGCGCGACCATCGGACCGCTGGCCGGCGGGCTGGTCGCGCCGATGCTGCCCGAGTTGAGCCAGTCGCTGCACACCTCCGTGACCGACGCCGCCGGGTCCGTGACGGTGTACTTCATCCCGTTCGCGCTGCTGCAACTCGTGTCGGGGACGTTGGGCGAGCGCTGGGGCGTTCGCCGGACCGTCCGGGCGGCGTACCTGGTGTTCGTGGTGGCGTCGCTGGGCTGCATGGTCGCGCCGAACCTGGAGATCTTCCTCGCCGGGCGGGCGGTCCTGGGCGCGGCCAACGCATTCACCTCGCCGTTGTTGCTCGCCAGCCTCGGTGACCTCGTGCCGCGGGAGCGACTCGGACGCGCCGTCGGCCTGTACGCCAGCTGTATGTCCGGCGGCCAGTCGTTCTCGCCGCTCATCGGTGGCCTCGCCGCCGGCATCGACTGGCGACTGGGTTTCGCCGTGGTCGCGGTGGTATCAGTGGCCCTGGCCTTCGTCCCTCCGCTGGGCGAGCCACGACCCGGCACATCGGCACCACCGTGGCGGCCGCTGCTGAGCGTGCGCATGGGTTTGCTGTCCACGAGCGCCGTCGCCTCATTCCTGGGCGGCGCCGGGCTGCCCTTCCTGGTCGCGTTGTACGCCCACGACTTCCTCGGCGCATCGCCGGAAATGGCCGGCGTCTCACTGGTCGGCTTCGGCCTCGCCGGCCTGGTCTTGGGCCCCGTCTGGGGCATGGTCTGCGACCGCGTCGGCGCCAGGACCGTCGGCGTGATCGGCGCGATCACCGGCGCCGGTCTGATCGCCGCAATCGGCCTCACCGGTGCCCTGTGGTCGCTGGCCGTGTGTTGGACCGTCGCCGGCGCCGCGTCCGCGATGCTCACGGTGTCGCTCCAGAACCTGACCATGAGCGCCGTCCCCGGCAACCGCGCCGGCGCGGTGTCGGTCGTCTCCGGCTTCCGCTTCGCCGGCAGCGCCCTGGCCCCGGCAGCGTGGCTTCCCGTGTACCACAATGGGTCCACGATCGCCTTTGCCCTGGCGGGAAGTACCCAGCTGATCGCCGCGGCTGCGTTAGTCTGCCTGCGTGGTCGACATGATCCTGCCGCGTTACGGTGA
- a CDS encoding SAM-dependent methyltransferase, producing the protein MGAHDEPTGRSVDAGDAEFTPEWLTLREPVDAAARSGELVDRLVRLFAGRDRLVIRDLGCGTGSLGRWLSPLLPNPQHWIMQDREPDLLGHVYMDVPSTAPVTVETRLGDLGGVTAEDLAGTSLVTASALLDILTTEEVDRLAAACAGAGVPALFTLSVLGEVELSPADPLDAEITAAFNEHQRRVQDGRRLLGPDAPAAVVESFRKFGVDVRVAQSPWQLGAANPELTVEWLRGWVGAAVEQRPELAAEAASYLRQRLDAVDAGRLSGTVGHVDVLAVPA; encoded by the coding sequence GTGGGAGCACACGACGAACCGACTGGCCGCAGTGTTGACGCAGGCGACGCGGAGTTCACCCCCGAGTGGCTGACGCTGCGGGAGCCGGTGGACGCCGCCGCCCGCTCCGGTGAGCTGGTCGACCGGCTGGTGCGGCTGTTCGCCGGCCGGGACCGGCTCGTCATCCGCGATCTGGGCTGCGGAACCGGCTCGCTGGGCCGCTGGCTGAGCCCGCTGCTGCCGAATCCGCAGCACTGGATCATGCAGGACCGTGAACCAGATCTGCTGGGGCACGTGTATATGGATGTGCCCTCTACCGCTCCTGTCACGGTCGAGACCCGGCTGGGCGACCTCGGCGGCGTCACCGCCGAGGACCTCGCCGGCACCTCGCTGGTGACCGCATCCGCGCTGCTCGACATCCTCACCACCGAGGAAGTCGACCGGCTCGCCGCCGCCTGTGCCGGCGCCGGTGTGCCCGCGCTGTTCACGCTTTCGGTGCTCGGCGAGGTCGAGCTGTCCCCCGCCGACCCGCTCGACGCCGAGATCACCGCGGCGTTCAACGAGCACCAGCGCCGCGTCCAGGACGGTCGACGGCTGCTCGGCCCGGACGCCCCGGCCGCGGTCGTCGAGTCGTTCCGCAAGTTCGGCGTCGACGTGCGGGTGGCCCAGAGCCCGTGGCAGCTGGGGGCCGCGAACCCCGAGCTGACCGTCGAGTGGCTGCGTGGCTGGGTCGGCGCGGCCGTCGAGCAGCGCCCGGAGCTGGCCGCCGAGGCCGCGAGCTACCTGCGCCAGCGGCTGGACGCCGTCGACGCGGGTCGGCTGAGCGGCACGGTCGGGCACGTGGACGTCTTGGCGGTGCCGGCATGA
- a CDS encoding glycosyltransferase family 4 protein — MRVHLVWPAGIADLAAPSGGNVYDRRVSAGLSSLGWDVHEILAGGDWPRPDAAALAELRTALDHLDSGELVLFDGLVACGIPEIVVPAARRLRVVVLVHLRLAAETGLANDVRDELDRRERKVLHSAHAVVATSPWAASELASHHNLSVNLVHSADPGVDSSPLARGTDGASQLLCVASVTPRKGHDLLIDALSTINDLDWRLVCVGALEQAPAHLSQFQNDSRIEFVGPLHGPALEQRYDAADLFVLASRAETYGMVVTEALARGIPVLTTDVDPLPQTVGRAPDGGVPGLLVPATGLATALRNWLTDADLRERLRKAARDRRDMLHGWEHTTNRLAAVLTQATRSSPPSG; from the coding sequence GTGAGGGTTCACCTGGTCTGGCCGGCCGGGATCGCCGACCTCGCCGCGCCCAGCGGCGGCAATGTCTACGACCGGCGGGTCAGCGCCGGCCTGTCGTCGCTGGGCTGGGATGTGCACGAGATCCTGGCCGGCGGCGACTGGCCGCGTCCTGACGCGGCGGCGCTGGCAGAGTTGCGGACGGCGCTCGACCACCTCGACTCCGGCGAACTGGTGCTTTTTGACGGTTTGGTCGCGTGTGGCATTCCAGAGATAGTCGTGCCGGCTGCTCGTCGGTTGCGGGTCGTCGTGCTGGTCCACCTCAGATTGGCGGCCGAGACCGGTCTTGCAAACGACGTCCGCGATGAACTCGACCGCCGCGAACGAAAAGTCCTGCATTCCGCACACGCGGTCGTCGCCACCAGCCCCTGGGCCGCCAGTGAACTGGCTTCACACCATAACCTGTCGGTGAACCTAGTTCACAGCGCCGATCCCGGTGTCGACAGTTCACCGCTGGCCCGGGGCACGGACGGCGCCTCGCAGCTGCTCTGCGTCGCGTCGGTGACCCCGCGCAAGGGCCACGACCTGCTGATCGATGCGCTGTCCACGATCAACGACCTGGACTGGCGCCTGGTGTGTGTCGGCGCACTGGAACAGGCGCCGGCTCACTTGAGCCAATTTCAAAACGACTCCAGAATCGAGTTCGTGGGCCCGCTGCACGGCCCGGCTCTGGAACAGCGCTACGACGCCGCCGACCTGTTCGTGCTCGCGTCCCGCGCCGAGACCTACGGCATGGTCGTGACCGAGGCACTCGCCCGCGGTATCCCCGTGCTGACCACCGATGTCGACCCGCTGCCGCAGACCGTCGGCCGGGCGCCGGACGGCGGCGTGCCCGGGCTGCTCGTCCCCGCGACCGGGCTCGCGACCGCGCTCCGGAACTGGCTCACGGATGCTGACCTGCGGGAACGACTCCGGAAGGCGGCTCGGGACCGGCGTGACATGCTGCACGGGTGGGAGCACACGACGAACCGACTGGCCGCAGTGTTGACGCAGGCGACGCGGAGTTCACCCCCGAGTGGCTGA